From Magnolia sinica isolate HGM2019 chromosome 13, MsV1, whole genome shotgun sequence, one genomic window encodes:
- the LOC131223790 gene encoding uncharacterized protein LOC131223790 translates to MEHAHGFLPFIALLLIVPLVEVQAQSPSTSIGTARALDTLLQDYAYRAFDQPLTGVIYDGQVPSYLSGIKIAALRLRSGSMRRRGVESYKEFEIPMGVIERPYVKRLALVYQNLGNWSSLFYDLPGYSFLTPMLGLLAYDAMNISATNLPELYILAKGRPISIQFTDVGTVPIGSTAQCVSFDLNGLPRFEALMSRNVCLTNVQGHFSIVVKSGSGSHTPPAPVLAPMPIPRPGPTVKEESKVWGIAGPVIGGFAAFVFWGLILVFLVRYKRKKNMAQMEHESEHGVPLQVVNMGVVRLPAAAATRTGPELEHREVP, encoded by the coding sequence ATGGAGCATGCACATGGTTTCTTGCCATTCATTGCATTGCTTTTGATCGTTCCATTAGTTGAAGTTCAAGCTCAGTCACCTAGCACTTCCATAGGCACAGCGAGGGCATTGGATACACTTCTTCAGGACTACGCATACAGGGCATTCGATCAGCCACTGACGGGTGTGATCTATGACGGTCAGGTCCCGTCATATCTCTCTGGAATAAAGATAGCCGCATTGAGGCTCCGGAGTGGGAGCATGCGAAGGAGAGGAGTGGAAAGCTACAAGGAGTTTGAAATACCCATGGGAGTCATTGAGCGGCCTTACGTCAAGCGGCTTGCACTGGTTTACCAGAACTTGGGCAACTGGTCTTCTCTGTTTTATGATCTACCTGGTTACAGCTTTCTGACACCTATGCTTGGCCTACTTGCTTATGATGCGATGAACATATCTGCCACAAATTTGCCTGAATTGTATATATTGGCAAAAGGGAGGCCCATTTCGATTCAGTTCACGGACGTGGGAACAGTGCCGATCGGTTCGACTGCTCAGTGCGTCTCGTTTGATTTGAATGGCTTGCCCAGATTTGAAGCTTTGATGTCAAGAAATGTATGTTTGACTAATGTCCAGGGGCACTTTTCTATTGTTGTCAAGTCTGGCAGTGGCAGCCACACTCCACCAGCACCAGTGCTGGCACCAATGCCCATTCCAAGACCAGGTCCCACCGTGAAGGAGGAGTCAAAGGTGTGGGGGATCGCCGGACCCGTGATTGGTGGGTTTGCAGCATTCGTCTTCTGGGGTTTGATATTGGTGTTCCTAGTGAGGTATAAGCGGAAAAAAAACATGGCTCAGATGGAACATGAGTCGGAACATGGGGTACCATTGCAAGTAGTGAATATGGGGGTTGTTAGACTGCCAGCAGCAGCTGCAACCCGGACAGGACCAGAACTCGAGCACCGCGAGGTGCCTTAA